AAATCTACTGGATCTACTCCGTTTCAATGATTGCCTTTATTATAATCAACTATTCGAGCAATTCGTTCTACTTGTCTAGCCAAATGCTCGAATTTTGTTTCATGATTAGCCATCATGGGGTTCAAGATAGTAGTCATCTATTGAGTCAACAAATTGACTAAATCATGATGACTCTTATCGACATACTGTCGAACTGCTGCCATCAAACCTATACTATTCGATGTCGATCCTACCTGATAATCGCGGGAGAATTCAAGATGGTGCATTGGTGGTTAATTATTAACCGCTCCCTGTACATTTCTAAATCTAATTGGAGGCACAAAACCACTCGTGGGGGGAGTGTAACTAGGAGAAAAACCAAAAGGGGGCTACCTTGTGTTTACAGACGGTTGTGTTTGTGTTTGAGAAGTCTATGGGTGTTGATTGTGCCCATTCCCTCTAAAGGTGGATTAATAACTACCACATTTTCTCCAAGCTCAACTCCTGGGTTTTGAATGCTACTTTCTGTATATGATGCCAATTTTGCAGAAATTTGAGCAACTACTACAGGAAATGATCATTCGTAGATGATCTAACATTAGCATTAGAAATTTCGTCTGACATACATACAAGTTTTTCACTTCTAAGTTGAATAAACTAAATTATTACCAAAATTTTGGCACACTTTTCAAAATTGTCCCACCGAATGTACCATTTTGTTATACAGATTTTTTGCAAATCTGGGTTGGTACGATATCTAGTGATCTGGGAGCAAAACCTACTCCTCCTTTGTGAGTACTAGTTTTTGAAAGTGCGCCAAAAGATCCCAATTTTGGACgaataaagaagaaaaggaaaattttgaaatgtaaataaaatttaaatgacttaAAACTGAAATTACAAAGAGTAAAGTAAACGACTTTAAATTCAAAGAAAAGCGATAAAATGCCTTCAATGTGGTCAAAGGACTTTGAATTCAAATACAAATGCGAAATTGTAAAGAAAAAAGGGAGATAAATTTTgcagaaaagataaatttgcggaaaattaaaataaaagtaaagactATAGAAGGAATCGtacaaaaaacaataaattttgagCAAGATCAGAAAGTCTCTAGGGATGTGATATTGCAAGAGCTTCTTCTGAAATGAATTCTATCCGCTATTCCTTCTAAACTTTGTCTATTTATAGCCACCTTCAATCAATCAAATACAATCATGTGCTCTATAGATGAAGAACTAAGTATAATTGTTTCGCCACATAAGTGATGCAATAATCGTCATTAATTGTCTCAATTACTAGTCATTCCATTGCTTCGATCGTCAAATCATGTCTTACACAAACCTTTTTTTATCAATCCTCTTTGCTCATCGATCAACACCTTTGATAAACTCGAAAACCTGCTTTTGTCGATATATTTAGTACCAACTTGGATTTATTTCGAACCAACACTAGGAACGTAGACTAAaactataataatatttttttttcaaaagtactcatttaaattttcaaattccaaATATATCCTTCAGTctctatatttatcttaaactaaATATGATACTGAGACATAATTCAATCCTATATATTTTACACTATACACAATACATTTAGTATTTGTCTCTTAGTCGCTATCTCACTATCTCTTCTAAACACATCCTAAAAGTTGAAAAGGTTATTTAACTATGCAACTAATATTCTTTCGTAATCGCATTAACACATTATAAAACCTTTTGCATTAAGATCTTACGAAATGGGTCTATTTGTTTGAAACGGTACTATTTTGTAATAAAGGGTTACGAACAAAAGATTTTTTCCATTTAAATTGAGCCATTTTGTAACAAAGAGATGCGAAATGAGTAGTACATTTGGTTTTACAAAAACCACATGTGGGATTGTGAAATGAGTAAAAATTTTATCTCGTACCCCATCTTGACGAAGCTACATACAAAGAGATGTGTTCTTGTGTGGAAGGATGGATCTCCTTGATGGTTCTTCTATACAACTTACTAGCACTTTGACAAGAACAATGATCCTCAAGTAGGAAGAGTTATTCCTCGGCTAAGGCAGAACAGTGAGTATGGATACCTACAAAAGGCACTCTGACGCTTAAGTCAGTGTATGAGGCTTTTGATAGATTTAGAATATACCTCTCTTGCTGCTTAGAGTACATATAGTAATGGGTATTTATCAAGAAAGTTGTTCATAATTTTACAATGATATAACAATGGCACAAGAACTCATATATATGTTTATGTATTCAAATGCTAAAATAGATCATAATACCTTTAATGGGGTAATATTTACACATAATATGCCAATGTTGATGAGTTTGTATCCAACTAATAGTCTTACTAAGTTAAGACCTTTTaccataattaattatttggatCATCATAGTGAAAGTGAATTTCTAAAATATCATATAGGTATTCGGTTTAACTCATTAGTTGAGGATTTCAATATGCAACTTATTAGCTCGACAACGATTTGCATGTTTCAATGATGTCAATTATCATAGCCAAAATCCGGAGTAATGGAGTATATAGTTATACATTTAAGTTGAAGATGTTATGGACAGCTTAAGTGGTTCAATCTCGTAGTTGGAAGTGAATATTTATATTCTAGTATCAACACTCAAGTACATGATTATCATTACAATGATATTTATGTGGATTTTGTCTTACAGGCGCTTTTGTAAGaggttaatatttttttttgcccATATTAATTTTTCGTTTGATGAGGATGAGAAAATTTTGTCTAGTGGTAACAATGATGAAGAAGTTGTTTTAGATAGTTAGCCAATTCCCACTCTAAAATTGACACAACCTTTGGCAATATCACTACTTCAGTTTGCCCACTCTAATGGCTAAACTACAGAGATTTCAAGTCATTATCTCTCACTCAACTTAATTAGAGGTGATGTATTCCAGAAAAGATGTTGTCCTACAAAGCACTTTTTCAACATCAGGTAAAGTAGAGTTTGAAGTTGtggtaaaaaaattttcatcagTATATCGATACTATTTACTGTATAGGTTGAACAGGGTCACAATTTCAATTTTTGCTAGTTTCAGAAGTATAAAACATCTTACCCCCTTGTGAATTGCCTCACACATATATATAGGCTCACAACCAACGGTAAAAGctaatataacaaatttaaataaaccTTTAAAAGATTTCACAAGTCCTTGCTCCTTGCATTTTTAGTCACACAAAAGCCTTCACTATTGTATTCTCtcatatgattttaatttaatccAAATGTATTATTCGTTTTGTAACACTTTGTTGGTGGAATAGTCATTTCTGTGGAAAAATCCCTTATTCGCAACCCTTTATTGCAAAGTGTTGTGTAATATGTTAATATAATATAGTATTGCGAAATGATATATGTTGTGTAGTTGCACAACTTTCCCAACTTTTACGTATGGTtgaaaatatttgtttaaataaaaatcagaaATAGAGAGaaagtataattttatattcgAATTAGGAGTGAACTACTTGTAGAGAGTTAGCGGCAAAAATTAAAGCCTAGTCGTGCTCAAGAAGCGAAGAGCTATAAAGTATAGTTTTTAGACTCTACTATATTAGTGTTATAAAGCTTAGTCGTATGGTTTCAGACTCTACTACGTTAATGGTAATTTTAGAAGTGTAAATCACTCAAAATTTTATACTTGTtacattattataattaaaagaacAACACGTGCGTACGCGCGCGCGTACACACTATTATTATAATAGTTACAAAACTTTGACAACACTTAAAAAGTGTAGTTAAAATTAAGgtcattcttttttattattttgcaaCACTATTTAATTTGAAACTCAAAAGAAGAAACGTAAAAAGTGTGAATAAATTAAAAGGTATTTTCAAATAGTAAAAAAGTGTGACCATAATccactacaaaaaaaatgttGAGTACCGTCGGATTTACTGTCAAATTTAGCATCGTAGAGTAGCGGCGGATTTACCGACGGTAACCACGTCgaattcataaaattttttaattaccggCGGATTTTATTTTCCAATGGTAAATCTGCCAGTaatttttggaggaaaaataaatcaaattggcGCGTCCTTTACCATCAGGTTTATAATCCAACGGTAACTCACTTTAGTGAAACGATGCATTTTGGTGACCTGCAGTGGCTTATCGTCTACAAATTTTGACAGTAAATCCAATGTTAGAAGTGGCGTAAATTCAAATCACGAACTCCTTGAGACCACCGCCGTCGCTACCCCCTCTCCTATTGCCGAtgcttccttcttctccttcttcctctcCCTCTCAACGCCGCCGCGGTCCTTTCGTCCTTCTCCTTTTGCCCTTCTCAGCCTATAGTCTCCAGCTCACCCTCTCCTCTCTATGCCAGGACCAAGCAGAACAGGGCAAATGTAGTCCAGCTCCTTGCTCCGAAGGCTCACGACCGCCACCTCTAGTGCTGGCAACACCACAGTGCCGTCTCCTTCCTCCTTccttttttgttgttttctacATCCTGCATTCGAGGTTTTGGGTTTGaactctgttttttttttcaaattctgtTAGTTAGTTTTCGTTCATTATATTgatttaattagtttagttattttaatgttctattttagtggatttaggagGTTAGGATAGTTCAATTTAGGTTTATAGGTTCTGAATTATTGCTGAAAGTGTCTGTAACTATTTTGAGTTTGTTGATTGAATTAATGGAGAAATTGCTGCTTAGTTTATTTGGTTAATTGTTTAATTGTACTCATTTattgtattaattattattttgttgttttactattttgaattaatgagACTACTGTCTAATAAATTTATGATCAACACTGTTGACTTTTTTGGTATCATTGatgttgaattttatgaattgGTGTTGCACAGATTACTTGTTAATGTTAAATTATATTGTTTATGACTTTGCATGTCAAATTTATGTAAATATGCCTCAAAAAgctttttaatgaaaattttggTCAATCCCTTGAAATTTTGGTCCAACGACCAATAAAAGGCGTAAAACCATCGGGCCTAAAACTCAGGAACCGCTAGAAGATCCATGACTGGAGGAGCTGCAATGGAGCGGCCAACTTAACTACCTTCATGTTGATTACACGGCACAATCATCGATATAACTACGAGAGAGCAACGGATCCCCAATTGTAGCTGCCTATGTCCTCTAACCTGATTATAGGGGAGTCTTTTGTTCCCCAAAATAAATGTAAAGTTGTCgacatactttttttttaaattccaaATGATCTCTCCCTACAGCTGCAAATCAAGATCCACAAGAAATTGGGGAGTGTACCAGAGCCATAAAGCCCTTGAATAGTGAGCAATAAGATAGAGTTATATGGATGTTTGATGATCACTCAATTTTCCATAAAAAAATACTTGGAGGTTAATCGAAGCTACTATGCCTTGGTTGAATTAAAACCGGAGATCTTTATAAGAAGAAACTCAGTCGTGGACCGATTTCGACCCTTTATTAGAAGAAAACGGAGGAGCGATATTGTTTCTATTAGAAAGGCTACGGTAGCCACCGAATATGCATACGTGTACCAGACTTGTCACTGAAGAGCTGCGTCGATAATAGCATCATGATGTACACTCTCGCGTACCTCCTGACTGTCTTCTCGTCTGCGCCCTGAGGAAGGTTACTAAATGTCTCCTGCATCCAAGTGCACTTCACAGTAAACTTGTCGATGCAGTCCGCCGGAGGCAACACACCTAATAATGCATATAATGAAATTCTAAGCAACTTAATATcgcaaaaaataatttttttcttaaagaaaataaattttattcactaACCTCTTCATGGATGAAACTAGTAATATGGGTAACTCCGTCCAATCGATAGATATGATTCGGATCGTCTTCCATTTTTGCagtttaaattttgtgattttctttCCTCACATTTCTTTGGATGGTACGTTTAGAGGGTGAGAATTTGGtgaaatataattcaaaataactGAATTTAAATTCTATATATAGGTAAATATATACTAAATCAAAATTAGTGAATTCAATTTACTATTactaaattgaatttaattaattcgatttattaaaaatataaactatgaATATAAATGGAAGcacctaattttaatttattatgatagttcaattcaaattttaaaaataataaatcaaaactactaaatttaatttacatgCAAacctaataatttaaatttattaattcaatttaacaTTAGAATGACTAAATCGAATTTTAgtgaattcgatttatatataaatatcaatcaaaacatgtagataacattttttattttatgatatctATGTAAAATTGAATctcatctaatttttttaagtgatttgcccaacaatatatatatatatatgtggacGTCCCTTCGCTTCTAGAAGACACTCCTAGTCTTAACATTTATGTCGTGTTGTGTTGCTCATTGGTTTCAGTCAGTACAAATTCAACACACACACCACACCATCGTTTACTTTGAAAAATCTGTACCTCTTCAAccgacaaaaaaaattaaattcatgtttGAGGAATCTGTAGTTCTGTACACGGAGCAGAGGGTCGAACAGGGTTAGGGGGTATGGAAGTGCCGGAGCGTGCATTTTCACGTTCTTACTCGCGTTATGGACTATTTATTTCCCTTTCtagtttttgtgtatttttatctttttattatagaAATGTCTGTAGTTGTTTTCACAAAATTTTTGTGTTGATCTCACATGAGATacgttaaaaagatttttttttaaaaaaaattatcggTAGCTTTTTAAAAATTCGTTAacattttaattactaaaatatttattcatctaatattttttatttaaacataaacaaagattaatttctcttttagaaAATACTAATTTTCCGTATCATTGATGCAATCGATCACTTTCAAAGAGTAAATTGCAATACATAAGCGAGTGGCTAGAATGTAGATAGAAGATAAGCACTTGACCAATTCTATCCAAAGCACCAACAACAAAGAGATAAGATTATTAATCACGCAAACCACTCTGAATTGAGTGAATTCGGAATTCTTGCACCTAGGTCACGTGCAAGTCACATCACTCTGATAAGATCACGCGCAACTCACAAGCCACAACTTTTCAAGTTTCTTTCACAACCAGAAACTCACACTAGCTTCATGCAGAATCTTGGATTCTCCGTAACCACCGCCCGCTGCACCTCCTGTAAGCTTACGCCACCGCCACTAACCACCATTCTCTTCGTCAAATCCCCCGCAGCAACGTTCCTCACGCTCCACCACTCGCACCTGGCCCCGACCTCACAAACCACCACCTCCTccggtttaaccgggttcatAACGTAAGCAAAATTCCCAACCCAAGTCACTACCACCGAACCAAAATCCCAACCTCTCATGACCTTCTCCGCCATCTCATTCGGCATCTCTCCCACTTCCTCGAACCAAAAGCCCGAACCCGAACCTAGTTCCCCTTCCACGGACCACAATTTCACTCTCTTCGAGTTTTCCGCGCCACTCATCACCCCGGCCACCGTCAATTTCCCCGCTAGGATTCCGGTGAGGCAATAGAACACATTCTGATCCGGGCGAAGATCGTACGGTCCGTTCCACGTGTCAGAAAATGGATCAAACGAAAAAGTCACGCCGGACTTTTTCTCCGTCACCAGCATCTTGTCACCGACAACGGCGACTGAGAGCCACGTGGACCCTGCAGATCCCTTCAGTAGCTCAGGCATGGACTGGCTCGTGTTCCAAGCGCGTGCCTCCATGTCGTAGACTTCCACCGCGTGTAGGTCGTCCTCAAAATCGCACGCGCCTCCAGCTACCACAACGCGATTACCCACGCGCGCTACGACTGGGTCGGTGCGCCACACGCTCGGTGCTGGCGCGTTGTGCCAGGAGACGCGGAACGCACCTTCACTATCCGTGAAGGCGAAGCCCGCGGGGGTTAGCGTGTAGAGCAGAGTTGATTGGGATGATTGGACGGCGGAGGCGTGCTCGATCGACGGTTGAAGATTCATTTCAATCCAGACGCGCGAGCGGGGGTCGTAGGCGTAAGTGGCTGTCACGTGAGGATCACGTTTACTCTGTGTGAGGATCGTGAGCCATGGCTTGATGGGGTTAACGTGTGCCAGGGAGGAGGATACAGCGTGGTTCCATGCCCTTGACACGTGATAAGCCGGTACGAGATGGATTAGTGGCACGTGCGAGAATATTGCCTCTAAGATATCCCCATAAATAGGTGCTTCTGCTGTTGCCGCCATTGATTTAGAAATATGGATTATAATGAATAGTCGAATAGCTTAGCTTATAGCTCTGCTTATTTGAGTTGTGTGTAATGTGTGAAGGAGAGAAGATAGGATTCAGTGTTTATATAGTGTGGGAAAAGAGGAATGAAAATGATGGGTTCAAACATTGTCCAATGGGTGTGTGACATGTCATATTTTCATTGGCTTAGTCTATTTAGTATTTTGCCACAATGCATCCAGCCTTGAGATTCCTTGTTTCCATAGGTGTAAGTGTAGTCACTGTAGTGTAATATGAACAATTATATAGTATATGgaaaaattttagatattctAGTGTTCTAGTTGTTTTAATTAatacttttaattataaaattttttataatgtaaattaataaaaattaattgttaaaattattaaaatattagtattttataaatattttaaaaaaatctatatacCTTGAATTAATtactcaaaacaaaaaaaaaaagaaaaaaagaaatgttaCAATAATGCATACCTATAACCACCACATGAATCATAGCCTTATAGGATATAATATAAGCAAGTCTTACAAAACAAGAATTTTACTTGTTAAATGTTGTTGGTTGGTGTTGGGAAGTTGAGACTTGAGTGGGAAAGCAATGTCCAACTAATGTTAGAATAAACCAACAAATTAAAGAATATTTGGACATATCTTTCTTATGTTGGTAAGGGAAtcccatttttttctttaaatcatTACAGTACTCTGTGATATCAATTTCAGTCGCTGCCATAAAATAGAGATGAAGTTAAAGTTAGGTAACCTAGCTTACTTGTCCCATTGAAATTGAAGGTAGTTAACttagtattttatttagtaaaaaGAAGCCCTTTGTTTAATTCAGGCCTAAACAAGTTGATGATCTGATCCACATACTAATTTGAAATGGATTTGAAATCATATTCAAGATTGTTACGCTTAATTGAAATGATAAAAAACCAAAATGTTATACTCTGATGTAATGACGTTGGCCACACAACTAAGGAACTGAACTACTTATAAGGTAAATGCAATAAGAATGTGGATGGATTATAGTTTATTTGGTTATTGACGCACAAAATTCAGTTATTGATATTTGCTAAATTCTTACTCTCACGCATTAAACACACATAATAATAAACGGAAGTTAATTCCATTCCATCTCACCTTCCTTTGTAAAACTTCctgttcattttaattttaataaatttgagtatcaataaaattttaaaacgaACCAAGTTCAATCAAATTgttaatatattttacattttatgCACGCGCTCTTTTCGTTATAGTCACTgtccctaccaccttctcctccttttctatttgaattttttttctccttcccttttctcctcctcttctaTCATCGTTATCGTTATCATTATCGCTATTGTTTTCATCGTCGTTTTCTTCTTATATGTAAATAATATTGTTCATTTTCTTTCGAATTTTTGcacttattctatttaattttgttgcattatctacaaatttttttacttattatCTTTTCTATCAAAATTTGTGAATCTGTAACTCAAATTTTCATGAAATACATTCTTATTTCTATCACATCATTTAGTTGAAAATTTTGGTGTTAGAATGAAGAAATTTCGATATGATTCTTACGAAAtttatgtaatattttatatatcatataCACCTCCTTCTTCTTATACGTAAATATTACTGTTTATTCTCTTTCAAATTTTTACACTTATTTTGCTTAATTTTTTCTTGTGTTATctatagatttttttattattctctttcCCATTAAAATTTGTGAATTTATAACTTAAGTCATCATGAAATAAGTTCTTAGTTCTATCACAtcatttagttaaaaatatcaGTGTTAAAGTGAAGACATTTTGATGTTAGAGCGAAGAtattttggtgttattttttagaaatttatgtACTATTTTATATATCAGATACATCGTCTTCTTCTTATACCTAAATGACACTGTTCATTCTCTTTCGAATTTGTTCACTTGTTTTACTTAATTTTGCTGCGTTATCTATTGATTTTTTTACTTATTctcttttttgttaaaatttgtgAATTTGCAACTAAAGTCTTCATGAAAAAAATTCTTAGTTCTATACTTCTATCatatcatttaattaaaaatttatgtgaGAGAATATAAATATTTCGGTgttattttttaggtttttgtgtattattttatatatgagaTAACATTCAATTCATTAAatgtgtaatattttttaaaaaaattcaatattttttgtgtcatgttattaaatttttagtgccaattttaaataattttagtgttatgttatttcattttataaaattaatataatatattagtatgtaatttattttctacctTCTATatcattatatttaaattttggtgttactttaattttttaccttattaaatcttttcttttgtgcccCCCTTTGGATGTGGACAGACTAGTATTGTGAGAAAGGAGCATATCAAAATTTAAGGTTTCTGAGTCAATTTCATCAGATGCTCGACATAATGTTTCTAAAAAAGAtgataaaaaatagaagaagagaatttgGCAGGAAGAAGACTTAATGATGATGAGATTACAGGAAATGAAATTG
The Arachis duranensis cultivar V14167 chromosome 5, aradu.V14167.gnm2.J7QH, whole genome shotgun sequence genome window above contains:
- the LOC107488797 gene encoding F-box/kelch-repeat protein At1g23390, producing the protein MAATAEAPIYGDILEAIFSHVPLIHLVPAYHVSRAWNHAVSSSLAHVNPIKPWLTILTQSKRDPHVTATYAYDPRSRVWIEMNLQPSIEHASAVQSSQSTLLYTLTPAGFAFTDSEGAFRVSWHNAPAPSVWRTDPVVARVGNRVVVAGGACDFEDDLHAVEVYDMEARAWNTSQSMPELLKGSAGSTWLSVAVVGDKMLVTEKKSGVTFSFDPFSDTWNGPYDLRPDQNVFYCLTGILAGKLTVAGVMSGAENSKRVKLWSVEGELGSGSGFWFEEVGEMPNEMAEKVMRGWDFGSVVVTWVGNFAYVMNPVKPEEVVVCEVGARCEWWSVRNVAAGDLTKRMVVSGGGVSLQEVQRAVVTENPRFCMKLV